From Thermoflavifilum aggregans, a single genomic window includes:
- a CDS encoding GntR family transcriptional regulator, which yields METPFMIEFEDANPKYLQIVDAVIDAIRTRKLHRGQRVPSINELSEEFLLSRDTVEKAYRELRRRGIITSVKGKGYFISRTDIQSQLRVMLLFNKISNYKKQIYNSFVRTLGESAKVDLYIHHFNAHIFESLVQNTLGLYDYYVVMPHFYEDTDLALQVLQQIPPEKLILLDRNLPQLKSVFGAVYQDFEMDICHALYEAEDMLRRYQELILVFPEIIPYPPEIMRGFKRFCLETNFDFDIIREISSHTPVQKGEAYVVIEETDLVNLIKLCRSRQWEIGKDVGIISYNETPLKEILLDGITVITTDHEQMGRLAAQIILEKREQRIKNAFHLIRRNSL from the coding sequence ATGGAAACTCCTTTCATGATTGAATTTGAGGATGCCAATCCCAAATACCTGCAGATTGTGGATGCAGTGATTGATGCCATCCGAACTCGCAAGTTGCATCGCGGACAAAGGGTTCCGTCAATAAACGAACTGAGCGAAGAATTTCTGCTATCTCGCGATACAGTTGAAAAAGCCTATCGGGAGCTGCGCCGGCGCGGCATCATCACATCCGTTAAAGGCAAAGGATATTTTATCAGCCGCACCGACATTCAGTCCCAACTGCGTGTGATGCTGCTGTTTAACAAAATCAGCAATTACAAAAAACAGATTTATAACAGCTTTGTACGCACCCTGGGCGAATCGGCCAAAGTAGATTTGTATATCCATCATTTCAACGCACATATTTTTGAATCGCTGGTGCAAAATACATTGGGATTATACGATTATTACGTGGTGATGCCGCATTTTTATGAAGATACCGACCTGGCATTGCAAGTATTGCAACAAATTCCTCCGGAAAAACTGATTCTGCTTGACCGGAATTTACCCCAGCTTAAATCCGTATTTGGTGCTGTTTATCAGGATTTTGAAATGGACATCTGCCATGCCTTGTATGAGGCGGAAGATATGTTGAGACGTTATCAGGAATTGATTCTGGTGTTCCCGGAAATCATCCCTTACCCTCCTGAAATTATGCGCGGCTTCAAACGATTTTGTCTGGAAACCAATTTCGATTTTGATATTATCCGCGAAATTTCATCCCACACACCGGTACAAAAAGGAGAAGCTTATGTGGTGATTGAAGAAACCGATCTGGTGAATCTGATCAAACTCTGCCGTTCACGTCAATGGGAAATCGGAAAAGATGTCGGCATCATTTCCTACAATGAAACGCCTTTAAAAGAAATTCTGCTGGATGGCATCACCGTCATCACCACTGATCACGAACAGATGGGCAGGCTGGCCGCACAGATTATTTTGGAAAAAAGAGAACAAAGAATCAAGAATGCCTTTCATCTGATTCGCCGGAATTCTCTTTAA
- a CDS encoding TIM barrel protein, protein MRLSSDQIQACNEPLLHRHQQAFARLSEYLEAEGFQPEALIAQIRQLQIAIPSWALGTGGTRFGRFPIGGEPRNLEEKIEDVGLLHALNRASGAISLHIPWDIPWDAAHIRSLAAGLGLKFDAVNSNTFQDQPDQPLSYKFGSLCHTDPAVRRQAIDHNIEVIRYGEALGSHCLSVWLADGSNFPGQRSFVQAFQNTLSSLQEIYAELPDDWIMLVEYKPYEPNFYSTVIQDWGTAFLLSQKLGPKARVLVDLGHHLPNTNIEQIVATLMMEDRLGGFHFNDSKYGDDDLTVGSIRPYQLFLIFHELVQGLQSRNRSVDTLAWMIDASHNTKDPLEDLLQSVEAIQLAFAQALIVNRKALGEAQQQNDVAWCQELMQGAFRTDLRPLIAEARLQAGGAISPLQTYRQLQVRQQLIAQRGKKAVATGL, encoded by the coding sequence ATGAGACTATCATCAGACCAGATTCAGGCATGCAATGAGCCTCTGCTGCACAGGCATCAGCAGGCATTTGCCCGGTTGTCGGAATACTTGGAGGCAGAAGGTTTTCAGCCTGAGGCCCTGATTGCTCAGATCCGGCAATTGCAGATTGCTATTCCCAGCTGGGCGCTGGGTACTGGAGGAACGCGCTTTGGCCGTTTTCCTATCGGCGGTGAGCCGCGCAATCTGGAAGAAAAAATCGAAGATGTAGGCCTGCTGCATGCACTGAACCGGGCCAGTGGGGCCATTTCCCTGCATATTCCCTGGGATATCCCTTGGGATGCAGCGCATATTCGCAGCCTGGCTGCTGGGCTGGGATTGAAATTTGACGCAGTGAATTCCAACACATTTCAAGATCAGCCCGATCAGCCGTTGTCCTATAAATTCGGCTCACTTTGCCATACTGATCCGGCTGTACGTCGCCAGGCCATTGACCACAACATCGAAGTCATCCGCTACGGTGAAGCATTGGGCAGTCATTGCCTTTCGGTGTGGCTGGCCGATGGCAGTAATTTCCCTGGCCAGCGCAGCTTTGTACAGGCTTTTCAAAATACCCTTTCCTCCCTACAGGAAATTTATGCAGAGCTGCCCGACGACTGGATCATGCTGGTGGAATACAAGCCCTACGAACCGAATTTCTATTCCACTGTGATTCAGGATTGGGGAACTGCTTTTCTGCTGTCTCAGAAGCTGGGGCCCAAAGCCCGTGTGCTGGTGGATCTGGGGCATCATTTGCCGAACACCAACATCGAACAGATCGTGGCTACCCTGATGATGGAAGACCGGCTTGGAGGGTTTCATTTCAATGATTCTAAATATGGTGATGATGATCTCACGGTGGGCAGCATCAGGCCTTACCAATTGTTTCTGATTTTCCATGAACTCGTGCAAGGATTGCAGAGCCGCAACAGGTCAGTGGATACCCTTGCGTGGATGATTGATGCCAGCCACAACACCAAGGATCCGCTTGAAGACTTGTTGCAATCCGTTGAAGCCATTCAACTGGCTTTTGCACAAGCATTGATCGTCAACCGAAAAGCACTAGGAGAGGCTCAGCAACAAAATGATGTAGCCTGGTGCCAGGAGCTGATGCAGGGCGCTTTCCGGACAGATCTCCGTCCGCTGATTGCCGAAGCTAGGCTGCAGGCGGGTGGCGCCATATCTCCGCTGCAAACCTATCGCCAGTTGCAGGTACGGCAGCAACTCATTGCACAACGCGGTAAAAAAGCAGTGGCTACAGGCTTGTGA
- a CDS encoding MutS-related protein: protein MDIQTLYDLDIFTHDADSSSVYEHIHRFTLTTGGKEALQRRMLHPIFDYEYVCRVQQTILFFMQRLDEWKTSFHPQEIKYIEEYFHSNITPLDPQAGWWTRAWYIMRYGADYAFIEGSIRRLGVFIRKLSDFIRMHAHHDSAETLDDLHRVCSAIYADESKGWLATARNGDLKSNQLFYLDHFIRSVHRKEFQFILDGFYELDAWFAMAQATVEYRLVMPHIGNPGEPLEIQGLYHLFLPHAVRNDLYMDTRHHLIFLTGPNMAGKSTFLKAAGICVYLAHLGMGVPAESASVPVFDDLFTDIYITDKVEEGYSYFFNEVRRIRQLAEQLRTGKRLFVLMDEMFRGTNVQDAFDCSLAVVERLVTFRNTFILLASHLVELAHALEKQSDIRFYYFDATVENQQPRFSYQKKEGISELRLGKLILEQQQVLNLLGAGQDTTG from the coding sequence ATGGACATCCAAACATTATACGATCTGGATATTTTCACACATGATGCAGATAGCAGCAGTGTGTATGAACACATTCATCGCTTTACGCTGACCACTGGCGGAAAAGAGGCCCTGCAGCGACGCATGCTTCATCCTATTTTTGATTATGAATATGTGTGTCGTGTGCAACAAACCATTTTGTTTTTTATGCAACGACTGGATGAATGGAAAACATCTTTTCATCCACAGGAAATCAAATACATCGAAGAGTATTTTCACAGCAATATCACGCCGCTTGATCCGCAGGCCGGCTGGTGGACGAGAGCTTGGTATATCATGCGCTATGGTGCGGATTATGCCTTTATTGAAGGTAGCATTCGGCGGCTGGGAGTGTTTATCAGAAAACTATCGGATTTTATCCGGATGCATGCACATCATGATTCGGCGGAAACATTGGACGATCTGCATCGTGTATGCTCAGCCATTTATGCCGATGAATCTAAAGGATGGCTGGCAACGGCCAGAAATGGCGATTTGAAAAGTAATCAGTTGTTTTATCTGGATCATTTTATCAGATCTGTCCATCGCAAAGAATTTCAATTTATTCTGGATGGTTTTTATGAATTGGATGCATGGTTTGCCATGGCGCAAGCTACGGTGGAATACAGGCTGGTGATGCCGCACATAGGCAATCCCGGCGAGCCGCTGGAAATACAAGGATTGTATCATCTGTTTCTTCCCCATGCGGTGCGCAATGACCTGTATATGGATACCCGGCATCATCTAATTTTTCTCACCGGACCCAATATGGCCGGCAAATCTACATTTCTGAAAGCCGCAGGTATTTGTGTGTATCTGGCACATCTGGGCATGGGCGTACCGGCTGAAAGCGCTTCTGTTCCGGTGTTTGATGATTTGTTTACTGATATCTACATTACCGATAAGGTGGAGGAAGGGTACAGTTATTTTTTTAACGAAGTACGCCGTATTCGTCAGCTGGCTGAACAATTGCGTACGGGAAAACGCTTGTTTGTGCTGATGGATGAAATGTTTCGGGGCACCAATGTGCAGGATGCTTTTGACTGTTCGCTGGCTGTGGTAGAGCGTCTGGTAACTTTCCGGAATACCTTTATTCTCCTAGCCTCGCATCTCGTGGAACTGGCACATGCCCTTGAAAAACAATCAGATATCCGGTTTTACTATTTTGATGCAACAGTGGAGAACCAGCAGCCCCGCTTCAGCTATCAGAAAAAAGAAGGTATTTCCGAATTGCGTTTAGGAAAACTGATTCTGGAACAGCAGCAAGTATTGAACCTGTTAGGCGCCGGGCAGGATACTACAGGATAG
- a CDS encoding dynamin family protein, translating into MEQKPILNTALQNPASAAGEAAWVSAVEQLYRLSEGWIDEALLRELNAFRQKALEQHFYLVMVGSFKRGKSSLINAMLGVDLAPVAVVPLTAIITLFEYADEAFAEVHFTHESPQRITLNEIAEYVTEEKNPQNIKRVSYVRIGYPAGLLREVSIVDTPGVGSAFEHNTQTTLSFVPKIDAALFVCSADTPVSRADLEFLQTLRAHVPRILFVLNKADLLSEKELIDILQYNRQQVSVAIGADDHFSWHVVSCKSPTEKYAVQHLVSSLQQLIRTEKKQILDQSLRHQYRMLYNQISMQLRLQQETLLMPLHELEQKQQQLQQSMSLMQSRQEEFESLVNSRIRYIRQQVDETIQSLTQQLRQQLQEKYLQQSSSVWKAMQHQGFQSFQEQQTHQLIEAFQRVKSQLEQTTREQFSELLETYASRSQTFLHELTQHLKSLLGVDFHLIADQFDLDVYTAFYFDYGKGLSAAYIPPPFWIKWMPASWAIRQYLKKLYHHYQQLLTTNASAIIYDLQYKIQESFRKFQYDLHAHLELLLNRIQQIIDDTLKHRREHSSQVQQRLSAIEKRLHELSAWKIV; encoded by the coding sequence ATGGAACAGAAGCCAATCTTGAATACAGCTCTCCAGAATCCTGCATCTGCGGCAGGGGAAGCTGCTTGGGTTTCAGCTGTTGAGCAGCTTTACCGGTTGTCCGAAGGCTGGATAGATGAGGCTTTGCTTCGGGAACTGAATGCATTCAGGCAAAAAGCTCTCGAACAGCACTTTTATCTGGTGATGGTAGGCTCATTCAAGCGTGGCAAATCATCCTTAATCAATGCCATGCTGGGTGTGGATCTGGCGCCTGTAGCCGTTGTGCCGCTTACCGCAATTATTACCTTGTTTGAATATGCAGATGAAGCTTTTGCTGAAGTGCATTTTACCCACGAATCACCGCAGCGTATTACATTGAATGAGATTGCCGAATATGTTACGGAAGAAAAAAATCCCCAAAACATCAAACGGGTATCTTACGTGCGGATTGGATATCCGGCAGGTTTGCTGCGCGAAGTGAGCATTGTGGATACACCCGGCGTGGGTTCTGCATTTGAACACAACACTCAGACCACGCTTTCCTTTGTACCCAAAATTGATGCAGCCCTTTTTGTATGCAGTGCCGATACGCCTGTTTCCAGGGCCGATCTGGAATTCCTGCAAACCCTGCGTGCACATGTGCCCCGCATTTTGTTTGTATTAAACAAGGCTGATCTGCTGAGTGAAAAAGAACTCATCGATATATTGCAATATAACAGGCAACAGGTGAGCGTGGCCATTGGTGCCGATGATCATTTCAGCTGGCACGTGGTCTCATGCAAATCCCCGACAGAAAAATATGCCGTACAACACCTCGTTTCTTCCCTGCAGCAGCTGATCCGTACTGAGAAAAAACAGATACTGGATCAGTCGCTTCGACACCAGTATCGTATGCTGTATAATCAGATAAGCATGCAATTGCGGCTTCAGCAGGAAACTTTGCTGATGCCTTTGCATGAATTGGAGCAGAAACAACAGCAATTGCAGCAATCCATGTCTTTGATGCAAAGCCGGCAGGAAGAATTTGAAAGCCTGGTAAACAGCCGTATCCGTTACATTCGCCAGCAGGTAGATGAAACCATTCAATCGCTTACCCAACAGTTGCGCCAGCAATTGCAAGAAAAATATCTGCAACAATCATCGTCTGTATGGAAAGCCATGCAGCATCAGGGTTTTCAATCGTTTCAGGAACAACAAACCCACCAACTGATTGAAGCTTTCCAGCGAGTGAAATCACAATTGGAACAAACTACCCGTGAACAATTCAGCGAATTACTGGAAACCTATGCATCGCGCTCACAGACATTTCTACATGAACTTACGCAACATCTGAAATCTCTGTTGGGTGTAGATTTTCATCTTATTGCAGACCAATTTGATCTGGATGTATATACAGCATTCTATTTTGATTATGGCAAAGGATTGTCTGCCGCATATATTCCTCCTCCTTTCTGGATAAAATGGATGCCAGCATCATGGGCCATCAGACAATATCTGAAGAAATTATATCATCATTATCAACAGCTGCTTACCACCAATGCATCGGCTATTATTTACGATCTGCAGTACAAGATTCAGGAATCTTTCCGGAAGTTTCAATATGATCTGCATGCACATCTTGAGCTGCTGTTGAACCGCATTCAGCAAATTATTGATGATACATTGAAGCATCGCAGGGAGCACAGCAGCCAGGTGCAGCAACGTCTCAGCGCTATTGAAAAGCGTTTGCATGAATTGTCTGCATGGAAAATTGTGTAA
- a CDS encoding MFS transporter has product MTKPDLTFPSKAAYPVGKQFFPKQRQRAVRFILFLGVISLFADMTYEAARGINGPYLDILGASATVVGVFSGLGELIGYGLRLFSGYISDRSHRYWLMMYLGYGINLISVPLLAWVGHWQWAVVLILAERAGKAIRNPTRDAMLSYAASATGLGWGFGLHELMDQLGATIGPLLMSFVLWWKAGDYHEAYLILFIPTGIALLVLLMAHLTFPHPHELEVKRVNLDARQRFAPGFALYTLAAMCLAAGYADFPLMAYHFKQHQLLADAWIPVLYAMAMLTEGLTSLWLGRLFDRWGITVLIGITFATLLFPALVFLLPMPWILLGVFCWGLGMGAQNSVLKAAVAQLIPQQKRATAFGLFDTLFGIAWFAGSGLMGYLYDRSIALLVGFSMVLQIATILLWVFYLRKYVWNRSQS; this is encoded by the coding sequence ATGACAAAACCGGATTTAACATTCCCTTCAAAAGCGGCCTATCCGGTTGGAAAGCAGTTTTTCCCCAAGCAGCGACAGCGTGCAGTGCGTTTTATTTTATTTCTGGGTGTGATCAGCCTGTTTGCTGATATGACTTATGAAGCAGCACGTGGCATCAATGGTCCTTATCTGGACATTCTGGGTGCCAGTGCAACGGTGGTGGGTGTGTTCTCAGGCCTGGGAGAGCTGATTGGATATGGATTGCGGCTCTTTTCGGGTTATATAAGCGATCGTTCGCACCGCTACTGGCTGATGATGTATCTGGGGTATGGAATCAACTTAATATCTGTGCCGCTTTTGGCCTGGGTGGGGCATTGGCAGTGGGCTGTAGTGCTGATTCTGGCTGAGCGTGCCGGCAAAGCCATCCGCAATCCCACGCGTGATGCCATGCTATCTTATGCAGCCTCGGCTACCGGCCTTGGATGGGGATTTGGATTGCATGAACTGATGGATCAGCTGGGAGCTACGATAGGCCCTTTATTGATGAGCTTTGTACTCTGGTGGAAAGCAGGCGATTACCATGAAGCCTATCTGATATTGTTCATTCCTACGGGTATAGCCCTGCTGGTGCTGCTGATGGCACATCTCACCTTCCCCCATCCGCATGAACTGGAAGTGAAACGGGTGAACCTGGATGCCAGACAGCGTTTTGCTCCTGGCTTTGCATTATATACCCTGGCTGCCATGTGCCTGGCTGCGGGTTATGCTGATTTTCCCCTGATGGCTTATCATTTCAAACAGCATCAATTACTTGCCGACGCTTGGATCCCGGTGTTGTATGCAATGGCCATGCTTACGGAAGGGTTAACGAGTTTGTGGTTGGGACGTTTATTTGATCGTTGGGGGATTACGGTATTGATCGGTATCACGTTTGCGACCCTTTTGTTTCCTGCGCTGGTGTTTTTGCTGCCCATGCCATGGATATTGCTGGGTGTTTTTTGCTGGGGATTGGGAATGGGTGCGCAAAACTCGGTATTAAAAGCAGCAGTGGCTCAACTGATACCTCAACAGAAACGGGCTACAGCATTCGGATTGTTCGATACTTTATTCGGCATAGCTTGGTTCGCTGGCAGTGGTTTGATGGGTTATCTGTATGATCGCTCCATTGCCTTGCTGGTTGGCTTTTCCATGGTTCTGCAAATAGCAACTATCTTATTGTGGGTATTTTATCTAAGAAAATATGTATGGAACAGAAGCCAATCTTGA
- a CDS encoding FGGY-family carbohydrate kinase, whose product MGKIPCIAVFDIGRTNKKFLLFNTRYQPVFQASEAIPDIEDEDGEPCEDIHAITRWMKDVWQQAEQLQDVRILALNFSAHGAGLVHLDEAGKIVGHLYSYIKPFPDRLRQQFFDTYGPEAELCLSTASPYLGMLNSGLQLYWLKYARPELFHRIACSLHLPQYCAYVFTGRMCSEYTSIGCHTMMWDYERKDYHHWLKAEGLERLLAPVVTSKWFGYTRYQDGMIPVGTGLHDSSAALLAYLSADTEPFLLLSTGTWGITLNPFTENLLTPEELANDCLLYMLPSGQPVKASRYFLGYFHDEQLKRISAHFHLQTHEIFQRTASYIALHNDWINNQAEADFVRNPDMLARYETAEQAYLACLRPLVAAQVKAIRLAAEHKPLNCKLYVDGGFTRNEAFMQLLQHLLPEARISTSQLSEGSLLGVALYLDAFAESQQHCRA is encoded by the coding sequence ATGGGAAAAATACCTTGCATAGCCGTATTCGATATTGGCCGGACAAACAAAAAATTTCTGCTTTTCAATACCCGATATCAGCCGGTATTCCAGGCCAGTGAAGCTATTCCCGATATTGAGGATGAAGATGGAGAACCCTGTGAAGATATTCACGCTATTACCCGCTGGATGAAGGATGTATGGCAACAGGCAGAGCAGCTGCAGGATGTCCGGATTCTGGCTCTGAATTTTTCAGCCCATGGTGCGGGGTTGGTTCATCTCGATGAAGCCGGCAAAATAGTGGGGCACTTGTATTCGTATATCAAACCCTTTCCTGACAGGCTCAGGCAGCAGTTTTTTGACACCTATGGCCCGGAAGCAGAGCTTTGTCTGAGCACGGCCTCACCCTATCTGGGTATGCTCAACAGCGGTTTGCAGCTTTACTGGCTCAAATATGCCAGGCCGGAATTGTTTCACCGGATTGCCTGCAGCCTGCATCTGCCGCAGTACTGTGCGTATGTATTTACCGGGCGCATGTGCAGCGAATATACCAGCATTGGCTGCCATACGATGATGTGGGATTATGAACGAAAGGATTATCATCACTGGTTAAAGGCAGAAGGGCTTGAGCGTTTGCTGGCACCGGTGGTTACCTCAAAATGGTTTGGCTACACGCGCTATCAGGATGGCATGATTCCGGTAGGCACAGGGCTGCACGATAGCTCAGCGGCCTTATTGGCTTATCTCAGCGCCGATACCGAACCTTTCCTGCTGCTTTCCACCGGTACTTGGGGCATCACTTTAAACCCATTCACTGAAAACCTGCTCACGCCGGAAGAACTGGCCAACGATTGCCTGCTTTATATGCTGCCCTCCGGACAGCCGGTGAAAGCCTCGCGCTATTTTCTCGGGTATTTTCACGATGAACAGTTGAAACGCATTTCTGCACATTTTCATCTTCAAACCCATGAAATCTTTCAACGTACAGCAAGCTATATTGCATTGCATAACGATTGGATAAATAATCAAGCTGAAGCAGATTTTGTGAGAAATCCTGACATGCTCGCTCGGTATGAAACGGCTGAACAGGCTTATCTGGCCTGCCTGCGTCCTTTGGTAGCAGCTCAGGTAAAAGCCATCAGGCTGGCAGCGGAACACAAGCCGCTGAATTGCAAACTTTACGTAGATGGCGGATTCACACGCAATGAAGCTTTCATGCAATTGCTGCAGCATTTGCTACCGGAGGCCCGCATTTCCACTTCACAGCTTTCAGAAGGCAGCCTGCTGGGTGTTGCCCTTTATCTTGATGCATTTGCTGAATCTCAGCAGCATTGCCGGGCTTAA
- a CDS encoding bifunctional rhamnulose-1-phosphate aldolase/short-chain dehydrogenase, with the protein MEPVMKDTFRHVSYLWDDNYAAKLAGDEVALLIYRSNLLGADLRLTNYAGGNTSCKTLEPDLVTGEEVPVLWVKGSGGDLGTLTRKGLAALYLQRLEALKKKYRGLAYEDEMVPLFTHCLYDPHSQAPSIDTPLHAFLPHKHVDHLHPDAVIAIAASKDGRAIMQEIYGNDLAWIDWQRPGFDLGLKMEQVYRDNPHIKGIILGGHGLFSWGETAYESYVNTLGIIEKAAAFLEKHYSKKRPVFGGVKVAEIPAQQRRAMAVRIMPFLRAQASSHQRMIGHFTDDQDVLEFVNSADLERLAPMGTSCPDHFLRTKIRPLVLQLKGDVLSQSDEELRQQLMPQFEAYRKAYTAYYEQHRQPDSPPMRDPNPVIILWPGVGMFAFAKDKPTARISAEFYQNAIHVMKGAEAVSTYVSLPEGEAFRIEYWQLEEAKLKRLPPEKPLSRKIAVITGGSGGIGRAIAEKLAAAGACVVISDIDDQALQTTLEEMKQKYGRDVCAAARADVRDEQQVREVFAYTILQYGGVDILVNCAGLSISKSLVDTTLDDWNILQDVLVKGQFLMSREAVTWMRRQLPEIVGCDIVNIVSKNALVAGPDNVAYGSAKAAQLHMSRLLAAELGKDKIRVNVVNPDAVIRGSKIWESGWAEGRAKAYGVRVEDLPAFYARRTLLNEEIHAEDIANAVFAFVGGLLSKSTGNVLNVDGGVAAAFVR; encoded by the coding sequence ATGGAACCCGTAATGAAAGACACATTCAGGCATGTGAGCTATCTGTGGGATGACAATTACGCCGCCAAGCTGGCTGGCGACGAGGTGGCTCTGTTGATTTATCGTTCCAACCTGCTGGGTGCCGATCTCAGGCTCACGAATTATGCCGGCGGAAATACCAGTTGCAAAACCCTGGAACCCGATCTGGTTACAGGCGAAGAAGTACCCGTGCTCTGGGTCAAAGGATCGGGTGGAGATTTGGGCACGTTGACGCGGAAAGGCTTGGCAGCCCTGTATCTGCAGCGCCTAGAGGCATTGAAGAAAAAATATCGCGGTCTGGCATATGAAGATGAAATGGTGCCTCTGTTTACTCATTGCTTGTACGATCCGCATTCACAGGCGCCATCCATTGATACGCCTCTACATGCTTTTCTCCCGCATAAGCACGTGGATCACCTGCATCCCGATGCTGTGATTGCAATTGCCGCTTCCAAAGACGGTCGGGCTATCATGCAGGAAATTTATGGCAATGATCTGGCCTGGATCGACTGGCAAAGGCCGGGCTTTGATCTGGGTTTGAAAATGGAACAGGTTTATCGTGATAATCCGCATATCAAAGGCATTATTCTGGGTGGTCATGGGCTCTTTAGCTGGGGCGAAACGGCTTACGAGAGCTATGTGAATACGCTTGGTATCATTGAAAAAGCGGCTGCTTTCCTGGAAAAGCATTATAGCAAAAAACGGCCGGTATTTGGTGGCGTGAAGGTGGCTGAAATACCTGCACAGCAACGCCGTGCTATGGCGGTTCGTATCATGCCTTTTCTGCGGGCGCAGGCTTCTTCCCATCAGCGCATGATTGGCCATTTTACCGATGATCAGGATGTGCTGGAATTTGTGAACAGTGCCGATCTGGAACGGCTAGCGCCCATGGGTACCAGCTGTCCGGATCATTTTCTGCGTACCAAAATCCGCCCGCTGGTGCTGCAGCTGAAAGGTGATGTACTCAGCCAGAGTGACGAAGAACTGCGTCAGCAACTGATGCCTCAGTTTGAAGCCTACCGGAAGGCCTACACAGCTTATTACGAGCAGCACAGGCAGCCGGATAGTCCGCCCATGCGCGATCCCAATCCCGTCATCATCCTTTGGCCGGGCGTAGGTATGTTTGCTTTTGCCAAAGACAAACCTACCGCCCGCATATCGGCTGAGTTTTACCAGAATGCCATTCATGTGATGAAAGGCGCAGAAGCTGTCTCTACGTATGTTTCTCTCCCGGAAGGGGAAGCCTTTCGCATTGAATACTGGCAACTGGAAGAAGCCAAGCTGAAGCGGCTGCCACCGGAAAAGCCATTGTCGCGGAAAATTGCTGTAATTACGGGTGGATCGGGCGGTATTGGCAGGGCTATTGCCGAAAAACTGGCTGCTGCCGGCGCCTGTGTGGTAATCAGTGATATTGATGATCAGGCATTGCAAACAACTCTTGAAGAGATGAAGCAAAAGTATGGTCGTGATGTGTGTGCTGCTGCTAGGGCCGATGTGCGGGATGAGCAACAGGTGCGGGAAGTGTTTGCTTATACCATTTTGCAATACGGCGGAGTGGATATTCTGGTTAATTGCGCCGGTCTTTCCATTTCAAAAAGCCTGGTGGATACCACGCTTGACGACTGGAATATTTTGCAGGATGTGTTGGTGAAGGGACAGTTTTTGATGAGTCGGGAGGCTGTAACTTGGATGCGGCGGCAGCTGCCTGAGATTGTGGGATGTGATATCGTGAATATCGTGAGCAAAAATGCCCTGGTGGCTGGTCCCGATAATGTAGCTTATGGTTCGGCCAAAGCTGCCCAGCTGCACATGTCGCGCCTGTTGGCTGCTGAGTTGGGAAAGGATAAAATTCGGGTAAATGTGGTGAATCCCGACGCTGTGATCCGCGGCAGCAAAATCTGGGAAAGCGGATGGGCCGAAGGTCGGGCCAAAGCCTATGGTGTCAGGGTGGAAGATCTCCCTGCTTTTTATGCCCGCCGCACCCTGCTGAACGAAGAAATTCATGCGGAGGATATCGCCAATGCGGTGTTTGCTTTTGTAGGCGGATTGCTTTCGAAGAGTACCGGTAATGTATTGAACGTGGATGGAGGCGTAGCCGCCGCTTTTGTACGTTAA